The following coding sequences are from one Cervus canadensis isolate Bull #8, Minnesota chromosome 4, ASM1932006v1, whole genome shotgun sequence window:
- the LOC122440906 gene encoding translation initiation factor IF-2-like: MSLDTQSLCMIRSGHNERTPPGRRLGAGACRWGFSKAGFPRLPLELPEGHGPATLDTRPSPSSSCIRSSRASALPARFPETPRFPCRRRVCKKPKPRPRPPRQPGAGNWGLRPGLGLNWAAGAAPPGPTEPRWRWEALLSARAALGAHPLQVSSPAAQHRPRESCSSNPIVQVASDGGVPSEGGGQPRQLPCNNVEEAGQPRAGRSPQLTPSLGRAGMWKLAGRARAPSPPKTHPSQTPGSVNLGHLGRGAPDQDSITQDEVGVLLPPARPRSLPGALAVVQDPLAGVGWE, translated from the exons ATGTCACTGGACACCCAGTCTCTCTGCATGATTAGGAGCGGACACAAT GAACGAACGCCGCccgggaggaggctgggggcaggtGCATGCAGGTGGGGCTTTTCCAAGGCCGGTTTTCCCCGGCTCCCGCTGGAACTTCCAGAGGGCCACGGACCCGCGACACTGGACACCCGCccgtccccctcctcctcctgcatcCGCAGCTCGCGAGCCTCTGCGCTCCCGGCGAGGTTCCCGGAAACTCCTCGATTTCCCTGTCGCCGCCGCGTTTGCAAGAAACCGAaacccaggccccgccccccgcgccaGCCGGGAGCTGGCAACTGGGGCCTGCGCCCGGGGCTGGGTCTGAACTGGGCGGCCGGAGCGGCCCCTCCCGGACCGACGGAGCCGAGATGGAGGTGGGAGGCCCTTCTGAGTGCCAGGGCTGCGCTCGGCGCCCACCCCCTGCAGGTGTCGTCCCCAGCGGCTCAGCACCGCCCGCGGGAAAGCTGCAGTTCTAACCCGATCGTTCAGGTTGCATCCGATGGCGGAGTGCCCAGCGAGGGCGGGGGGCAGCCAAGACAGCTCCCCTGCAACAATGTAGAG gAAGCCGGCCAGCCCAGAGCCGGCCGCTCACCCCAACTCACCCCCAGCCTGGGCCGAGCAGGAATGTGGAAGTTGGCCGGAAGAGCTcgcgccccctcccctccaaaaACACACCCATCTCAGACCCCGGGAAGCGTGAACTTGGGTCACCTAGGGCGAGGGGCTCCAGACCAGGACTCGATTACCCAGGACGAAGTAGGGGTGCTGTTACCCCCAGCAAGGCCAAGAAGCCTGCCAGGGGCGCTGGCCGTAGTGCAAGACCcattggcgggggtggggtgggagtag